The nucleotide sequence TTGACAATCACAATCGATAATTTTTCCCAATCAATAGATTGACCAAACTCTTGTAAAAATTCGGAACCGCTTTCTTGAATGTATAAGCGAACGGTATCCCGAGTAGTCTTACGGAGTTGACGGACTGTAGAAATCGGCAAATTTTGTAGAGACAAACTTTTTAACCAGTCTCTTAAACGGTTACGCATTTCTAGAGATAGCAATAATTCTTTTAGACGAGTATTAGCGGTTTCTTTCTCATCGAGACAAAATGTCCTTAAGCGCGTTAAGGTATTACGTAGTCCAAATATATTGGCCACCACCCAATAAGTGCCGCTTGTTTTTTCGCGGAAACCTTCATCAATGACTTGAATATTGCGGTCAGTGAGAAAGTCTATTAAGGCTTGTCTGAGGATATCCGGAGGAATAACACTATCAATTAGCCAATCTGCTAATTGCCGCGCTTGAGCATCAGTCAACTTAAATTCGAGTAAAATTTGCTCAAAAATATGATTGATCTGATCTTCTAAAAAATCCTCTCGACGGGCTAATACTTTTAAGAGTCTCGGGAGGGATTGCCCAAATAAATCTCTTAAAATATCGGCTAAAATTTTAGCGGTTTTCTGTTCTTTATCAGCGCGAATTTGCTTTAAAAATAGTTGTAATAACCATAAAATAGCGGCTTGGACTCGTTCAGTTTTCAGTAATCTTCGCGCTAAGTTTTGTATTTCATCTGGGGTAAGTAAAGACCCCATAATGGTATCAGATACTCGTTGGGCAAGTCTTTCTTGGTTGCGGGGAATTAAACCCGGGGTAAAAGGTACGCGCCGCTTAAAAATTAGGATAGGTTTGTAGGGACGAAATAGCATTTTGATGGCTATATCATTGGTGAAATAGCCAATAATTGCCCCAGTAATAGGGGGAAGTGCTATTGTCCATATCGTTGATAGTTCCAAGGCAATTAAAAATTGAAAATTAAGCGTTATTTAGTGAGGACTAGCACCCCCATCATGCCACCAGCAATGGGATAATGAATTGCATGGCTAAATCCGGCTTTTAGCCCGAGTTTAACTTGTTGTTGGCCTGTAGGAAATCGTTCTAAGCTAGGGGTGATGTAAGCATATTCCGCCGTTAACCCCAAACGTTCGGCAGTGGATACCACAATGGTTTTTAAATACCACTGTTGAAAGGTTTGCATCAGTTGCCCTTGGGGTTGATGGAAGTCCAAGATCGCTACTTTGGCTCCTGACGACAGAACACGATGTAACTCTCGCAGACAAAGGGGAATATCTGTTACATTGCGTAGTCCATATCCCATCGTAGCACAATGAAAAGTGTTATTCTCAAAGGGTAATTTTAGGGCATCCCCTTCTACAAATTCTAGGCGAAGATGAGGGCTAGTGAGGGCGGCTCGTTGACGGGCGATCGCCAAAAGTTGAGGGGAAAAGTCTACTCCGATAACTTGGCCCTTTTTCCCCACCTGTCGCGCTAACAGTTGACTGAGGTCCCCACTCCCACAACAGACATCTAACCCCCGGTCCCCAGGACGGGGTTCACTCCATTTAACGGTCATCTGTTTCCAAATTCGATGTTG is from Gloeothece verrucosa PCC 7822 and encodes:
- the ubiE gene encoding bifunctional demethylmenaquinone methyltransferase/2-methoxy-6-polyprenyl-1,4-benzoquinol methylase UbiE — encoded protein: MLNEALPDASEIKALFDRIAPVYDQMNNWLSLGQHRIWKQMTVKWSEPRPGDRGLDVCCGSGDLSQLLARQVGKKGQVIGVDFSPQLLAIARQRAALTSPHLRLEFVEGDALKLPFENNTFHCATMGYGLRNVTDIPLCLRELHRVLSSGAKVAILDFHQPQGQLMQTFQQWYLKTIVVSTAERLGLTAEYAYITPSLERFPTGQQQVKLGLKAGFSHAIHYPIAGGMMGVLVLTK
- a CDS encoding DUF445 domain-containing protein, whose product is MELSTIWTIALPPITGAIIGYFTNDIAIKMLFRPYKPILIFKRRVPFTPGLIPRNQERLAQRVSDTIMGSLLTPDEIQNLARRLLKTERVQAAILWLLQLFLKQIRADKEQKTAKILADILRDLFGQSLPRLLKVLARREDFLEDQINHIFEQILLEFKLTDAQARQLADWLIDSVIPPDILRQALIDFLTDRNIQVIDEGFREKTSGTYWVVANIFGLRNTLTRLRTFCLDEKETANTRLKELLLSLEMRNRLRDWLKSLSLQNLPISTVRQLRKTTRDTVRLYIQESGSEFLQEFGQSIDWEKLSIVIVNRLQSSTTFTGSLDLISQELALILERYLEEDLEKIVSEAIPILSIDQIIVEKIVATSPEELETATEGIVKSELQAIVNLGGILGFLVGIIQTIILLVR